The Streptomyces sp. NBC_00775 genome includes the window GGTCGTACGCCTCGTTCACGACCTCGTCGATGCGCGAGTCCGGGCGGTCCGTCTTGTTGATGCACAGGATGACGGGCAGGCGGGCCTGCAGCGCCTTGCGCAGCACGAAGCGGGTCTGGGGCAGCGGGCCCTCGGAGGCGTCGACGAGGAGGACGACCGCGTCCACCATCGACAGACCGCGCTCGACCTCGCCGCCGAAGTCGGCGTGGCCGGGGGTGTCGATGATGTTGATCGTGATGGCCTCACCGCCATCCTTGGGGTGGTACTTCACGGCCGTGTTCTTGGCCAGGATCGTGATGCCCTTCTCACGCTCCAGGTCATTGCTGTCCATCATGCGGTCGTCGAGCGACTCGGCGGCGTGCGCGGCGAAGGCACCGGCCTGCTTGAGCATGGCATCGACCAGGGTGGTCTTGCCATGGTCGACGTGGGCGACGATGGCGACGTTGCGGATGTCGTGGCGCGTGGCCATATTGAGGCGCTTCTCCCGGAGTGAGTGGACGGCCTCCGCAGCGCGGGGCCTGCCGGGCTACTACACGCCACGGCCTTACCCCATGGTACGTGGCCCTGACGGAGGCGGCCTCCGCAGGGCCACGTGGGCCACGGTCCGGCTAGCCCTGGGAGGGGCTCGCCGAAGGGTTCGCGCCCTTCTTCAGGAAGCCCATGTCCTCGTAGATCGGGGTCTGGAAACCGAAGGCGCCGGTGTTGGCGAGGTTGGTGCGGGCGGCGGTGAGCTGGGGGCGCTGGTAGAGCGGAATCGAGCCGGCGGCGGCCCAGATCCGGGCGTCGGCCTTGCGGACGAGGGCGCGCTCCTCGTCCTCGTCGAGCGTGGAAATGGCCTGGTCGAAGAGCTGGTCGACCTGGTCGGTGCCGACGCGGGTGTAGTTCTGCTCGACGCTCAGGGAGCCGTCGGCGGCCGGCACCGGCTTGGCGAAGATCGGGCGGGCGTCGGTGGCCGGGAAGGCGGAGGCGGGCCACGAGTACAGCGCCAGGTCGTACTGGCCCGAGGCGATGTGGTCCTTGAAGTAGCTGTCGTCCGAGACCTTGTTCAGTTCCGTACGGATGCCGATGCGCTGGAGCATCTGCGCGATGCGGTCGGCGACGGCGCGCAGGGGCTCCGAGCCGGTGCCGGAGGGCACGACGAAGCGGAGCGTCAGCGGCTTGCCGTCCTTGGCGAGCGCATTGGCCGCGGCGCCCGCCGGGGCGGCCGTGCCCTGGGGCGCGTACGCCCCCTGTGCCCCGCCCTGGCGGGAGTACTGCTTCCCGTCGAGGTGCTTGCCGGCCTGCTCGTCCGCGTGCTGCCCGGAGTGCTTGTTCTTGTGCTGCCCGGTGTGGTCCTTGGGGTCCTTCTTCTTCTCCCGGTCGGCCTCGCCGGGCTTGTTGTCCTCGCCGACGATGTACCGCCCGTCGTCGCCGGAACCGTCCCCGGAGTCCGCCTTGCCGCCCGGGGAGCCGGCCCCCTTGCCCTGGGACCCGGCCGCCTTGTCCGGCTTCTGCTCCGTGACCGGCCCGCCGGGCACCCACCCGGCGTCGGTGAGCAGCGCCTGGGCCGCGGCGGTGTCCTGGCCGCCGAGGGCGCCGCTGTTGTCGGCGTACGCCTGCTGGCCGGAGAGGGCGAGGTGGCTGCCGACCGGCACGGCGGGCAGGCCCAGCGGCTTGAGGACCACCTGGGCGAGCTCCTGGCGGTCGAGGGCGCGGGCCACGGCGCGGCGGACGCGTTCGTCGGCGAGCGGGCCCCCGGAGCCGTTGAGGGCGAGCTGGGTGTAGATGGGTTCGAGGGACTTGCGGACCACGAAACCGCTCAGGGCCGACTGCTGGCCCGCGTACTTCGCGATCGCCTTGCGCCGCTTCTTGCGGGCCTGGGTCTCCTCGCCGGCGGCGTCATCGTCGGAGCCGTACGCGCGGGCCCAGGAGCGCAGCGCCTTTGCGGGTGTGATCGTGGCGCCGGGGCCCTGGAGGGGGGTGCTGCCCTTGTCCTGGCCGGCGAGCGTGATCCGCTCGGCCTCGGAGGGGGCGATCTCGGCCAGGTCCAGTTTGCCGGCGGCGAGCGCGGTGGCCCGCTCGGCGCGGGGGACGGCGACCAGATCGATCTCGGCGAGCTTGGTGGGGCGGCCCCACCAGCGCGGGTTGCGGGTGAGGCGGACCTCGCCGTCCTTGCGGTTCACGTTCTTCAGCGCGAAGGGTCCCGCGGTGACCTTCAGTTTCCTTCTCGCCCCGTCGTTGAAGGTGTCCGGGGTGCCCATGACGTCCTTCGGGTACAGCGGCGAGAACAGCGACTTCCAGTCGGCGTAGGGCCGGCTGAAGGTGACGCGGACCTCCAGGTTGTTCTTCCCGCGCTCGATCTTCTCGATGCGGTCGTAGCCGGCGTTGCGGGCCGTCCAGTAGGCGGTGTCCTTGCCGGACAGGGCGCGCCACTGGGCGGCGAAGTCGGCGGCGCCGATCTCGCGGCCGTCGCTCCAGACCGCCTGCTGGTTGAGCTTGTACAGCACGACCTGCTTGGGCTCGGTCTCGACGACCTTCGCGGACTCCAGGTAGTCGGGGTTGATCTGCGGGCGCCCGTTCCGGTCGAGCCGGTACATCGAGGGCAGTACGGCGCCGACGACCCGCGAGGTCGCGGAGTCGGCGTCGGCCTGGAATGTGTTCAGGGTCTCCGGTACGGCGTCCACGGCCCAGTGCAGGGTGCCGCCGTCGGCGACCAGGTCGCGGGAGGCGGGCGCGATGTCCTGCCCGGCGACGGGCTTGCCCGCCGCGTCCTCCGAACTGCACGCGGTGAGGGCGGGTACCGCGAGCGCGCCAGCGGTGAGGAACGCGACCGAGCGCATCACCGCGCGCAGTCCGACGCCGTCGTGGGACATCACTGCAACCTCCGGGACGAGCCGCTCCGCGGGTGAACAGGGGTTCTGATCACATTTGGCGGTATATTTGCGGATATATGGAGCTGATCAGATCTACGGACCCACTGAAGAGGAAAGGGTTCGCCTGTCAGTGGCGACACGCGAGGAGTGAGGGCAAGCCCACCCGTGCGGCGCAACGCCGGCCGACTCGGCTCGGCCCGTCCGACG containing:
- a CDS encoding ABC transporter family substrate-binding protein; translated protein: MSHDGVGLRAVMRSVAFLTAGALAVPALTACSSEDAAGKPVAGQDIAPASRDLVADGGTLHWAVDAVPETLNTFQADADSATSRVVGAVLPSMYRLDRNGRPQINPDYLESAKVVETEPKQVVLYKLNQQAVWSDGREIGAADFAAQWRALSGKDTAYWTARNAGYDRIEKIERGKNNLEVRVTFSRPYADWKSLFSPLYPKDVMGTPDTFNDGARRKLKVTAGPFALKNVNRKDGEVRLTRNPRWWGRPTKLAEIDLVAVPRAERATALAAGKLDLAEIAPSEAERITLAGQDKGSTPLQGPGATITPAKALRSWARAYGSDDDAAGEETQARKKRRKAIAKYAGQQSALSGFVVRKSLEPIYTQLALNGSGGPLADERVRRAVARALDRQELAQVVLKPLGLPAVPVGSHLALSGQQAYADNSGALGGQDTAAAQALLTDAGWVPGGPVTEQKPDKAAGSQGKGAGSPGGKADSGDGSGDDGRYIVGEDNKPGEADREKKKDPKDHTGQHKNKHSGQHADEQAGKHLDGKQYSRQGGAQGAYAPQGTAAPAGAAANALAKDGKPLTLRFVVPSGTGSEPLRAVADRIAQMLQRIGIRTELNKVSDDSYFKDHIASGQYDLALYSWPASAFPATDARPIFAKPVPAADGSLSVEQNYTRVGTDQVDQLFDQAISTLDEDEERALVRKADARIWAAAGSIPLYQRPQLTAARTNLANTGAFGFQTPIYEDMGFLKKGANPSASPSQG